A single Silvibacterium dinghuense DNA region contains:
- a CDS encoding ABC transporter ATP-binding protein encodes MNHVSSRLLEVKSVSFSYGSRSILSEISFHADEGEFVALLGINGSGKSTLLDVISGFRTPASGEVKLRGRAQPQWRRRELAQQVSHLPQSIHADLPFTAEQLVGMGRYPHTDRWFESGEDHRHIRAAMERTSCWTHRHRAFRSLSGGERQRVLVAACLAQDAVVMLLDEPSTFLDIEQQLHCFNILRDEAQAGKLCIAATHDLNLALTYCTRLIVLADGAVAYDLSTADAHQDKSWLRLFSKRLDMATTPTGAPWVWYQ; translated from the coding sequence TTGAACCACGTATCGTCCCGCCTGCTCGAGGTCAAGAGTGTGAGCTTCTCTTACGGAAGCCGATCGATCCTGAGCGAGATCAGCTTTCATGCCGACGAGGGAGAGTTCGTTGCGCTGCTTGGTATCAACGGCTCGGGTAAGAGCACACTGCTCGACGTGATCTCCGGCTTTCGCACGCCGGCAAGCGGAGAGGTGAAGCTGCGCGGCCGTGCGCAACCGCAGTGGAGGCGCCGTGAGCTGGCGCAGCAGGTGAGCCATCTTCCGCAGTCGATTCATGCGGATCTGCCTTTTACCGCGGAGCAGCTCGTCGGCATGGGGCGCTATCCGCATACCGATCGCTGGTTCGAGTCCGGTGAAGACCACAGGCATATCCGCGCAGCGATGGAGCGGACTTCATGCTGGACGCATCGTCATCGCGCTTTCCGTTCGCTGAGCGGCGGCGAGCGGCAGCGCGTGCTGGTGGCTGCATGCCTGGCGCAGGATGCGGTCGTGATGCTGCTGGATGAGCCCTCGACCTTTCTCGATATCGAGCAGCAGCTTCACTGCTTCAATATTCTGCGCGACGAGGCGCAGGCAGGAAAGCTCTGCATCGCGGCGACGCACGATCTGAATCTTGCGCTGACCTACTGCACGCGCCTCATCGTGCTGGCAGATGGCGCCGTTGCCTATGATCTCTCCACCGCGGATGCGCACCAGGACAAGAGCTGGCTGCGGCTCTTTTCAAAGCGCCTGGACATGGCGACGACGCCCACAGGAGCGCCGTGGGTGTGGTACCAATGA
- a CDS encoding ABC transporter substrate-binding protein, producing the protein MLLLLCAGMATAQTPSQAKPQRIVSTSPSITETLFALGVGNRVVGVSQFCNYPPEVQKLPRVGGYVHPNLEAIARLAPDLVVLERSSNELTGRLDTLHIASLVVPHDTLEDIYTETSLIGKAVGAPDRAAGLIAQMKGQLGAIQSKAKATPSPRVLVIVDRQQGTLNNIIAVGPNNYVNQILEIAGGANVLAQAGTPQYPRISLETVLRENPDVIIDLSGTQQTEEARRTSRLATLALWNQNRNLKAVQSGHVYAGTTDSLVVPGPRTPLAAQRLFDFVHGIGGSD; encoded by the coding sequence GTGCTTCTGTTGCTGTGCGCCGGCATGGCCACCGCCCAGACCCCTTCCCAGGCGAAGCCGCAGCGTATCGTCTCGACCTCACCCAGCATCACCGAAACACTCTTCGCGCTCGGCGTTGGCAACAGGGTCGTCGGCGTGTCGCAGTTTTGCAACTATCCGCCCGAGGTGCAGAAGCTGCCCAGGGTCGGCGGCTATGTGCATCCGAATCTGGAGGCGATTGCGCGGCTCGCGCCCGATCTCGTGGTGCTGGAGCGCAGTTCGAACGAACTCACCGGGCGGCTCGATACGCTGCATATCGCATCGCTCGTGGTGCCACATGACACCCTCGAAGACATCTATACGGAAACCTCGCTCATCGGCAAAGCCGTGGGCGCGCCGGACCGCGCGGCTGGGTTGATCGCGCAGATGAAGGGTCAGCTTGGAGCAATCCAGTCGAAGGCAAAGGCCACGCCCTCGCCGCGTGTGCTCGTGATTGTCGATCGCCAGCAGGGCACGCTGAACAATATCATCGCGGTCGGCCCGAATAATTACGTCAACCAGATCCTCGAGATCGCCGGGGGGGCGAATGTGCTGGCACAGGCAGGTACGCCGCAGTATCCACGAATCTCGCTCGAGACGGTGCTGCGCGAAAACCCCGACGTCATCATCGACCTGAGCGGCACGCAGCAGACTGAAGAGGCGCGCCGAACTTCGCGCCTCGCCACGCTCGCGCTGTGGAACCAGAACCGGAATCTCAAGGCTGTGCAGAGCGGCCATGTCTATGCGGGAACGACCGATTCGCTCGTCGTGCCGGGACCGAGAACACCGCTCGCAGCGCAGCGGCTCTTCGATTTCGTGCATGGCATCGGCGGTTCCGATTGA
- a CDS encoding CbtA family protein — protein MTRILLVRGMLAGLIAGLLVFALARWVGEPQVDRAIVFETNMDQAKGEAPEPEIVSRKLQKSLGLLTATAVDGIAVGGIFALVFAFSLGRLPVTDPRSLAVLLAGFGFVTLAVVPALKYPANPPSVGNPDTIGMRTAAYFLLLAFAVVSMVLAIKLQKSLHRKMGVWNASLLAAVFFVFAITAAAHFLPNIDEVPSGFPATLLWKFRVAALELQVLLWSVLGFVFGWFADRSLSARYPEH, from the coding sequence ATGACCCGCATCCTGCTTGTGCGCGGGATGCTTGCGGGGCTCATCGCAGGGCTGCTTGTTTTTGCACTGGCCCGCTGGGTCGGCGAACCGCAGGTGGACCGCGCCATCGTTTTTGAGACGAATATGGATCAGGCCAAGGGCGAAGCACCCGAGCCTGAGATCGTCAGCCGCAAGCTCCAGAAAAGTCTCGGGCTCCTGACCGCAACCGCCGTCGATGGCATCGCTGTGGGCGGCATCTTCGCGCTGGTCTTCGCCTTCTCTCTCGGCAGGCTGCCGGTCACCGATCCACGTTCTCTTGCGGTGTTGCTGGCCGGATTCGGCTTCGTGACGCTCGCAGTCGTGCCCGCGCTGAAGTATCCGGCGAACCCGCCGTCCGTGGGTAATCCGGATACGATCGGCATGCGCACGGCGGCGTATTTTCTGCTGCTCGCCTTTGCTGTCGTCTCAATGGTGCTCGCGATCAAGCTGCAGAAGTCTCTCCATAGAAAGATGGGCGTATGGAATGCATCGCTGCTCGCGGCTGTATTCTTCGTGTTTGCGATCACCGCAGCGGCCCACTTTCTACCCAATATCGATGAGGTGCCTTCCGGCTTTCCCGCCACGCTGCTGTGGAAGTTCCGTGTCGCCGCGCTCGAACTGCAGGTGCTTCTCTGGAGCGTGCTGGGATTCGTCTTCGGATGGTTTGCGGATCGCAGCCTGAGCGCGCGGTATCCGGAGCACTGA
- a CDS encoding CbtB domain-containing protein, translating into MAQYLAGTLAPQSVSIPAIPVREILPWALFGGLLLLLAIYFVGAEQGATSLIHGHVVHEFVHDGRHLLGFPCH; encoded by the coding sequence ATGGCGCAATATCTGGCCGGCACTCTGGCTCCTCAGTCTGTTTCCATCCCCGCTATTCCGGTGCGGGAAATACTGCCGTGGGCTCTCTTCGGTGGCCTGCTCCTGCTTCTGGCGATCTACTTTGTGGGCGCGGAACAGGGAGCGACCTCGCTCATCCATGGGCATGTCGTCCATGAATTTGTGCACGACGGGCGGCATCTGCTCGGCTTCCCCTGCCACTGA
- a CDS encoding histidine phosphatase family protein encodes MMRMPRAERRTEKEFMSTRFTLIAHAATESQRTAAFPWNEPITQRERERLATHGWPAPKASQVWAAPEARTQETARLLRLEPAIAEALRDCDYGEWRGRTMDEVQSAEPEGLMAWLTTPDAAPHGGESIEQLIRRVGAWLDSDLKPQHIVTVTHPACIRAAIVHALRLPALLFWRFDIAPLTLTDLRRSGPTWTVRCAGCTLLRAEPLE; translated from the coding sequence ATGATGCGCATGCCACGCGCAGAGCGTCGCACAGAGAAGGAATTTATGAGCACTCGATTCACCCTCATCGCGCATGCCGCCACGGAGTCGCAGCGGACGGCGGCCTTCCCATGGAATGAGCCGATCACCCAGCGCGAGCGGGAACGGCTCGCGACGCACGGCTGGCCTGCGCCCAAAGCCAGCCAGGTATGGGCAGCGCCCGAAGCGCGCACGCAGGAGACAGCCCGGCTGCTGAGGCTCGAGCCCGCTATAGCGGAAGCGCTGCGCGACTGCGACTACGGGGAGTGGCGCGGCCGCACGATGGACGAGGTGCAATCGGCAGAACCCGAAGGGCTGATGGCCTGGCTTACCACTCCGGACGCCGCCCCACACGGCGGCGAATCCATCGAGCAGCTGATTCGCCGGGTCGGCGCGTGGCTGGATTCGGATTTAAAGCCGCAGCATATCGTCACCGTCACGCACCCGGCCTGCATCCGGGCCGCAATCGTCCACGCGCTGCGCCTGCCCGCGCTGCTCTTCTGGCGCTTCGACATCGCGCCGCTCACCCTTACCGACCTGCGCCGGAGCGGCCCGACCTGGACCGTGCGCTGTGCGGGGTGTACGCTACTCCGGGCTGAACCGCTGGAATAA
- a CDS encoding TonB-dependent receptor, translating to MAGQRLRALLSAALRACLPALSVIALLLNSIPAHAASGGSISGTVTDSTGAVIVGASLKLINTAQQTAWQASSDKQGLYSFPDLPVGHYDLTITAAGFTTQKKTAISVDTDAAIRLDVVLAVGSQTDTISVTSDTGAQVETSSTHLGEVVSGAQMTALPLNGRSYTDLLAIQPGVAPISTLLASSVIMAGVTGSLDPSGDLNPGNLSINGQRESSNGFLVNGIDVQEHMNGGTSIIPNLDSIDEFRVLTNNFDPEYGNYNGGMVTVVSKSGAGQFHGEAFEFLRNTDLDARGYFDPTRPAFRQNQFGGTFGGPVIRNKVFFFADYQGTRTTQGISTGNISVPTTAERGGDFLNTSTQQSLLTGSVSGSYLASLLSQDLGYTVTSGEAYSSVFPNGVIPKSAWSAPAKNLLKYIPSPNTGSDQFSTSAYAETVRDDKGAIRIDANSWMGQLSGYYFIDDYNLDNPYPGSVAGATIPGFDALTIGRAQLFSLGDTKVFGATTVNEFHLGYLRNANIVGQPKGGLGVTLASQGFVTGADTTGIYVQAPQYEGVENMTFPSFTMGVPITNMTQVNNTIYLSDGLSKVMGSHTLKAGGQFHADEVNEHPNATFNGTFNLDGTETGSAYADFLIGVPSNFTQSSGQPFYLRNRYLGLYAQDSWRARNNLTIHAGLRWDMIMPFWEKYNQIQTYIAGEQSTLYPGAPSGLVVAGDPGVPKTIAPTGYRNFAPRLGIAYTPHPENGFLQTLLGSGGKSSIRASYGLFYTQFPGLAAGIMYAVPPFGYTYLSPAPPLMATPFITAATGVDNGQRFPFDFPSHSISRSNPDTSIDWANFMPLSADPFFDHRNRAPYINNYMLSLQRQLFRNAILTVSYVGNQGHHILAVVSANPGNSALCLSLSGCGPFGEDSNYTDSSGNTIYGTRSGQTGGSRITDSENYGENTADSSIANSSYNALETTLRYQHAGSQFLLSYAYAKSIDQGSNIGEQLNPINPRQSRAISAWDQKHSFKASYTWALPFAALLHRNNRMTSDWSLSGNTRFATGFPVTLYDNSDNSLLGTLGNGVNNYLLDTPQFTPGPLKINTNGRSGKAAFNTALFSEETEGMLGNAKRRMFYGPGIENFDTTLEKDVHFTDARSLALRLESFNVFNHAQFYGPASVDGQIEDTNFGKIVSAQAPRLLQIAAKFSF from the coding sequence ATGGCCGGACAACGGCTCCGTGCTCTTTTATCTGCGGCTCTGCGAGCGTGTCTTCCCGCTCTTTCTGTCATTGCACTCCTTCTGAACTCGATTCCCGCACACGCCGCCAGCGGAGGCAGCATCTCCGGCACAGTCACGGACTCCACCGGCGCCGTCATCGTGGGAGCCTCGCTCAAGCTCATCAACACCGCGCAGCAGACCGCTTGGCAGGCCTCGTCCGACAAGCAGGGACTCTACTCCTTCCCCGACCTTCCCGTAGGCCACTACGATCTCACCATCACCGCGGCCGGCTTTACCACGCAGAAAAAGACGGCCATCTCGGTCGATACCGATGCGGCTATCCGCCTCGATGTAGTGCTCGCCGTCGGCAGCCAGACTGACACCATCTCAGTCACCAGCGATACCGGCGCGCAGGTGGAAACAAGTTCGACGCATCTTGGCGAAGTCGTCTCTGGCGCACAGATGACGGCGCTGCCACTCAACGGCAGAAGTTATACTGACCTGCTCGCCATCCAGCCCGGCGTCGCGCCCATCTCCACGCTGCTTGCGAGCTCGGTCATCATGGCCGGCGTCACCGGCAGCCTCGACCCCTCCGGCGATCTGAATCCCGGCAACCTCTCGATCAATGGCCAGCGCGAGTCCTCGAACGGCTTTCTGGTGAACGGCATCGACGTGCAGGAGCACATGAACGGCGGCACGTCGATCATTCCCAATCTCGATTCGATCGATGAATTTCGCGTGTTAACCAATAATTTCGATCCGGAATACGGCAACTATAACGGCGGCATGGTGACCGTCGTCAGCAAGTCCGGCGCCGGCCAGTTCCACGGCGAAGCCTTCGAATTCCTGCGCAACACCGATCTCGATGCGCGCGGCTACTTCGACCCCACGCGTCCCGCTTTCCGCCAGAATCAATTCGGTGGCACCTTCGGCGGACCGGTCATCCGGAATAAAGTCTTCTTCTTTGCCGACTACCAGGGCACGCGCACCACGCAGGGAATCTCGACAGGAAATATCTCTGTACCCACAACAGCGGAGCGCGGCGGCGATTTTCTCAACACTTCAACGCAGCAGAGCCTGTTGACCGGCAGCGTAAGCGGTTCCTATCTCGCGTCCCTGCTCAGCCAGGATCTCGGCTATACGGTGACCTCAGGCGAGGCCTACTCCTCGGTGTTCCCGAATGGCGTCATTCCAAAGAGCGCGTGGTCCGCACCAGCGAAGAACCTGCTGAAGTACATCCCGTCGCCCAATACCGGCTCCGACCAGTTCTCGACCTCGGCCTACGCCGAAACTGTCCGTGACGACAAGGGCGCAATCCGCATCGACGCCAATAGTTGGATGGGCCAACTCTCCGGCTACTACTTCATCGACGACTACAACCTCGATAACCCTTATCCTGGCTCGGTCGCAGGCGCCACGATTCCGGGCTTCGACGCACTCACCATCGGGCGCGCGCAGCTCTTCTCCCTTGGAGACACGAAGGTCTTTGGCGCAACGACAGTGAATGAATTCCATCTCGGGTATCTGCGCAACGCCAACATCGTGGGACAGCCCAAGGGCGGCCTGGGCGTGACTCTAGCCTCGCAGGGCTTCGTCACCGGAGCCGATACGACTGGCATCTATGTGCAGGCGCCGCAGTATGAAGGCGTCGAGAACATGACCTTCCCGAGCTTCACCATGGGTGTGCCGATCACGAACATGACACAGGTCAATAACACTATTTACCTCAGCGACGGCCTCTCCAAGGTGATGGGCTCGCACACGCTCAAAGCGGGCGGGCAGTTCCACGCCGATGAGGTGAACGAGCATCCCAACGCGACCTTCAACGGCACCTTCAACCTGGATGGAACAGAAACCGGCTCCGCCTATGCCGATTTCCTCATCGGCGTGCCGAGCAACTTCACGCAGTCTTCGGGCCAGCCCTTCTACCTGCGCAATCGCTACCTCGGCCTCTATGCGCAGGATAGCTGGCGCGCACGCAACAACCTCACCATCCATGCCGGTCTGCGCTGGGATATGATCATGCCCTTCTGGGAGAAGTACAACCAGATTCAGACCTACATCGCCGGAGAGCAATCCACGCTCTATCCCGGCGCGCCGTCAGGCCTTGTCGTCGCGGGCGACCCTGGAGTACCGAAGACGATTGCACCCACCGGCTACCGAAACTTCGCGCCGCGCCTGGGCATCGCCTACACACCGCATCCCGAAAATGGCTTCCTGCAAACATTGCTGGGTAGCGGCGGCAAGAGCAGCATTCGCGCCAGCTACGGCCTCTTCTATACGCAGTTTCCCGGCCTGGCCGCAGGCATCATGTATGCCGTGCCACCCTTCGGCTACACCTACCTCAGCCCGGCTCCGCCACTGATGGCCACGCCGTTCATCACCGCGGCTACCGGCGTCGATAACGGCCAGCGCTTTCCCTTCGACTTTCCCTCACATAGCATTTCGCGCTCAAACCCGGATACTTCTATCGATTGGGCAAACTTCATGCCTCTTTCGGCCGATCCGTTTTTCGATCATCGCAACCGCGCGCCATACATCAACAACTACATGCTCTCACTTCAGAGGCAACTCTTCCGCAATGCCATACTCACGGTGAGCTATGTCGGGAACCAGGGACATCACATTCTCGCCGTCGTCTCCGCGAACCCCGGCAATTCTGCGCTATGCCTCAGCCTGAGCGGATGCGGGCCGTTTGGGGAAGACTCCAACTACACCGACAGCAGCGGAAACACCATCTACGGCACACGCTCGGGACAAACGGGTGGCTCACGCATCACCGACAGCGAGAACTACGGCGAGAACACGGCCGACAGCTCGATTGCAAACTCCAGCTACAACGCGCTCGAGACCACGTTGCGCTACCAGCACGCAGGCTCACAGTTCCTGCTCAGCTACGCCTACGCAAAATCCATCGACCAAGGGTCGAACATCGGCGAACAACTGAATCCCATCAACCCGCGACAGAGCCGCGCCATCTCCGCATGGGATCAGAAGCACAGCTTCAAGGCGAGCTACACCTGGGCCTTACCCTTCGCTGCGCTGCTGCACAGAAACAATCGCATGACCAGCGACTGGAGCCTCTCCGGCAACACGCGCTTCGCCACAGGCTTCCCGGTGACACTTTACGACAACTCGGATAACTCACTACTCGGCACGCTCGGCAATGGCGTGAATAACTATCTGCTCGACACGCCGCAGTTCACTCCCGGCCCTCTGAAGATCAACACCAATGGCCGCAGCGGCAAAGCCGCCTTTAACACCGCGCTCTTCTCCGAGGAGACCGAAGGCATGCTCGGCAACGCAAAGCGGCGCATGTTCTACGGCCCCGGCATCGAAAACTTCGATACGACGCTCGAGAAGGATGTACATTTCACCGATGCCCGCTCTCTCGCGCTTCGCCTTGAGTCCTTCAACGTCTTCAACCATGCCCAGTTCTACGGTCCAGCATCGGTAGATGGACAGATCGAGGACACGAACTTCGGCAAGATCGTCAGCGCACAAGCGCCACGGCTTCTGCAGATAGCAGCAAAGTTCTCCTTCTGA
- a CDS encoding pyridoxal phosphate-dependent aminotransferase has product MEFRPLHGGQLRALSARFGIPVSELLDFSANINPDGPPHAVQAALREAFADPSVLMDYPDFEEVELRKSLARYAGVHAEHVVVSNGFVPLLDAALRVLPVRRCLVSMPAFVEYRRTLERAGVAVMPHRGRSDENFRIDPGALFGRKCDSMLLANPQNPSGVLLSREALLQIVEEAARRNIVVFLDEAFIDYAPEATLSGEVERFSHLIVFRSVTKFFGMAGLRVAYALASREVSSRMQEAIAPWSITTLASLAAACAVQDEAYVQRTLARNAERRQRLQRRLEELRILFYPAAANFLLLRLHGSVDASAFWERMICEHRMVLRNCANYEALPPGHLRVAVRADAENERLLKALTGEMANFL; this is encoded by the coding sequence ATGGAATTCCGTCCTTTGCATGGAGGCCAGCTCCGCGCGCTCTCTGCCCGCTTCGGAATCCCCGTATCCGAGCTGCTCGACTTCAGCGCCAATATCAATCCTGACGGGCCCCCGCATGCGGTGCAGGCTGCGCTCAGGGAGGCTTTTGCCGATCCATCGGTCCTGATGGATTATCCGGATTTTGAAGAAGTGGAGTTGCGGAAGTCGCTCGCGCGGTATGCGGGTGTTCACGCTGAACATGTCGTGGTATCGAACGGCTTTGTGCCACTGCTGGATGCTGCGCTGCGTGTGCTGCCTGTCCGGCGTTGTCTGGTGTCGATGCCCGCGTTTGTGGAGTATCGCCGAACCTTGGAGCGAGCGGGCGTGGCCGTGATGCCGCACAGGGGGCGTTCTGACGAAAACTTCCGCATCGATCCGGGTGCGCTCTTCGGGCGTAAGTGCGACTCGATGCTGCTGGCGAATCCACAGAATCCTTCCGGTGTGCTGTTATCTCGCGAGGCATTGCTGCAGATTGTGGAAGAGGCAGCGCGGCGCAACATCGTCGTTTTTCTCGACGAGGCGTTTATCGATTACGCCCCCGAGGCAACACTCTCCGGCGAAGTTGAGCGATTCTCTCATCTCATCGTTTTTCGCTCGGTCACCAAATTCTTTGGCATGGCGGGGCTGCGCGTTGCCTATGCGCTTGCTTCTCGAGAGGTGAGCAGCCGGATGCAGGAAGCGATTGCACCTTGGTCTATCACCACGCTCGCTTCGCTGGCTGCGGCCTGTGCGGTACAGGACGAGGCGTATGTGCAGCGCACGCTTGCCCGGAACGCAGAGCGCCGGCAGCGATTGCAGCGGAGGCTCGAGGAGCTTCGGATCTTGTTCTATCCTGCCGCAGCGAACTTTCTGCTGCTGCGCCTGCATGGCTCAGTGGATGCTTCCGCATTCTGGGAGCGCATGATCTGCGAGCACCGCATGGTCCTTCGCAACTGTGCCAATTATGAGGCGTTGCCCCCAGGGCATTTGAGAGTTGCGGTTCGCGCCGATGCGGAGAATGAGCGTCTGCTGAAGGCGCTCACGGGAGAGATGGCAAACTTTCTTTGA
- the cbiB gene encoding adenosylcobinamide-phosphate synthase CbiB, whose protein sequence is MRPQLLLPAVYLADQAAGDPEWFPHPVRLMGSAVVRGESLLRRPGQSREEQLLAGAMLTATVVGSSYLLTRLMLACASRCSPHLGRLAEIGFGWTCLAARNLQQEASQVLAALNGDDLPLARTRLARIVGRDTESLDAQEISRAVIETVAESASDGVMAPLFYMALGGVPLAMAYKAVNTLDSMIGHADERYLYFGKAAARLDDAANFIPARMTALAVVAASWLMKADAAGAWRLWLRDGNCHKSPNAGQPESAIAGALGVRLGGGNCYAGEFISAEPIGAGFRAPELHDAQKAVRVVSAVGLLGLGAAVLLGCVLHSRRKR, encoded by the coding sequence GTGAGACCGCAACTGCTTCTGCCCGCTGTGTATCTTGCGGATCAGGCTGCGGGCGATCCAGAGTGGTTTCCTCATCCTGTCCGCCTGATGGGATCGGCTGTCGTCCGAGGCGAGTCCCTGCTGAGGCGGCCAGGCCAGAGTAGAGAAGAGCAATTGCTTGCCGGCGCGATGTTGACTGCGACGGTGGTGGGTTCCAGCTATCTCCTTACGCGGCTCATGCTCGCCTGCGCATCTCGCTGTTCGCCGCATCTTGGTCGGCTTGCCGAGATCGGCTTTGGATGGACCTGTCTCGCCGCACGCAATCTCCAGCAGGAAGCCTCGCAGGTGCTTGCCGCGCTGAATGGCGATGACCTCCCGCTGGCGCGCACACGTCTCGCGCGCATCGTGGGGCGCGACACGGAGAGCCTCGACGCGCAGGAGATCAGTCGAGCGGTCATCGAAACCGTGGCGGAGAGCGCTTCAGACGGCGTGATGGCTCCGCTCTTCTACATGGCCCTGGGCGGAGTGCCGCTGGCCATGGCATACAAGGCGGTGAATACGCTCGACTCCATGATCGGGCACGCGGACGAGCGCTACCTTTACTTTGGCAAGGCCGCAGCGCGTCTCGATGATGCGGCGAACTTCATTCCGGCGAGGATGACGGCGCTGGCCGTGGTGGCCGCTTCCTGGCTGATGAAAGCGGATGCGGCAGGGGCGTGGAGGCTCTGGCTGCGCGATGGAAACTGCCATAAGAGCCCGAACGCCGGGCAGCCGGAGAGCGCGATCGCCGGGGCGCTGGGAGTACGTCTGGGTGGCGGGAACTGCTACGCAGGTGAATTTATCTCCGCGGAGCCGATCGGCGCAGGATTTCGAGCGCCCGAGTTACATGATGCGCAAAAAGCGGTGCGCGTGGTTTCTGCTGTCGGCCTGTTGGGCCTTGGAGCTGCGGTGCTTCTTGGCTGCGTGCTTCATTCACGGAGAAAGCGTTGA
- a CDS encoding cobyric acid synthase: MTARAMMVLGTSSHVGKSLLAAALCRIFAQQGYSVAPFKSQNMSLNSAATPEGLEIGRAQALQAEAAGIAPSVHMNPILLKPAGNMSSQVIVHGRIWGRLSAAEYHLRRVDELLPRVRESYETLAAEHDVLVLEGAGSPAEINLKQHDIVNMRMAEMADAACLLVGDIDRGGVFASLLGTVELLEPHERERIRGFVINKFRGDVSLLMPGIRMIEERLGKPCLGVVPYLDALALEEEDSLGLPAVNAEQHARWAISGAQRPLRMAVVGFPSLSNFTDFDALLAEPSVAVRFCRKPEDLRGADVVILPGSKQTADDLLWMRDTGLEQAVLVHAAHGLVLGICGGMQMLGEAICDPEGVESHGELRGLCLLPIRTTMRSAKITRNATGKLASGSLFGQPVQDVPLRGYEIHVGETMYIGSGEPFAQLIRHAHGSQEAIFDGCVNADRRIVGTYLHGLFDEDGFRHAFLAAARAYFQLEPAGELHAWGLKRQESFDRLAEVVQKSLDMASIFAWAGLPYAPVRAEQHREIAL; this comes from the coding sequence ATGACGGCACGCGCCATGATGGTGCTCGGCACGTCTTCGCACGTTGGCAAGTCTCTGCTCGCGGCTGCGCTCTGCCGTATCTTTGCGCAGCAGGGCTACAGCGTCGCTCCGTTCAAGTCACAGAATATGTCTCTGAATTCCGCGGCAACTCCGGAAGGGCTGGAGATCGGGCGCGCGCAGGCGCTGCAGGCCGAGGCCGCGGGCATTGCGCCGTCTGTACACATGAATCCGATCCTGCTGAAGCCTGCGGGTAACATGAGCTCGCAGGTGATCGTGCATGGCAGGATATGGGGCAGGCTTTCAGCGGCGGAGTATCATCTTCGCCGCGTGGATGAGCTGCTGCCGAGGGTGCGCGAGAGTTATGAGACGCTGGCGGCGGAGCATGATGTCCTCGTGCTCGAAGGCGCTGGCTCGCCCGCCGAGATCAACTTGAAGCAGCACGACATCGTGAACATGCGCATGGCAGAGATGGCGGATGCCGCGTGCCTGCTTGTCGGCGATATCGACCGCGGCGGTGTCTTCGCCTCGTTGCTGGGTACGGTAGAGCTGCTCGAACCGCACGAGCGGGAGCGCATACGCGGATTCGTTATCAATAAATTCCGTGGCGATGTATCGCTGCTTATGCCGGGCATCCGCATGATCGAAGAGCGGCTTGGCAAGCCATGTCTCGGTGTGGTGCCGTATCTCGATGCGCTTGCGCTTGAAGAGGAAGACAGCCTTGGGCTGCCTGCGGTAAATGCGGAGCAGCATGCGCGATGGGCCATCTCCGGAGCACAGAGGCCGCTGCGCATGGCCGTTGTCGGCTTCCCTTCGCTCTCAAACTTTACGGACTTCGATGCGTTGCTGGCTGAGCCGTCGGTGGCCGTTCGCTTCTGTCGCAAGCCGGAAGATCTGCGCGGGGCCGATGTGGTCATCCTGCCGGGCAGTAAGCAGACCGCCGATGACTTGCTCTGGATGCGCGACACGGGCCTGGAACAGGCGGTGCTCGTACATGCAGCCCACGGCCTCGTTCTTGGGATCTGTGGAGGCATGCAGATGCTGGGTGAGGCGATTTGCGACCCTGAGGGAGTAGAGAGCCACGGAGAACTGCGCGGACTATGCCTTTTGCCGATCCGTACAACCATGCGTTCGGCGAAGATCACGCGCAATGCTACGGGAAAACTCGCGTCCGGCTCACTCTTCGGCCAGCCGGTGCAGGATGTTCCTCTGCGCGGCTACGAGATTCATGTCGGCGAGACCATGTATATCGGCTCTGGTGAACCCTTTGCGCAGCTTATCCGCCATGCGCACGGCTCGCAGGAGGCGATATTCGACGGGTGCGTCAATGCGGATCGGCGGATCGTTGGCACGTATCTTCATGGGCTCTTCGACGAAGATGGTTTTCGCCATGCTTTTCTTGCGGCTGCTCGCGCGTATTTCCAGCTTGAGCCCGCGGGCGAGCTTCATGCCTGGGGCCTGAAGAGGCAGGAATCATTCGATCGGCTTGCGGAAGTGGTTCAAAAATCGCTTGATATGGCAAGCATCTTCGCATGGGCCGGACTCCCGTATGCGCCAGTGCGGGCCGAACAGCATCGCGAGATCGCGCTGTGA